The proteins below come from a single Aegilops tauschii subsp. strangulata cultivar AL8/78 chromosome 6, Aet v6.0, whole genome shotgun sequence genomic window:
- the LOC109775847 gene encoding probable aquaporin TIP2-1 yields the protein MVKLAFGSCGDSFSATSVRAYVAEFIATLLFVFAGVGSAIAYGKLTDDGALDPAGLVAIAIAHAFALFVGVAIAANISGGHLNPAVTFGLAVGGHITILTGIFYWVAQLLGSTAACFLLKFVTHGKAIPTHGVAAGMNEFEGVVMEIVITFALVYTVYATAADPKKGSLGTIAPIAIGFIVGANILAAGPFSGGSMNPARSFGPAVAAGNFAGNWVYWVGPLIGGGLAGFVYGDVFIASYQPVADQDYA from the exons ATGGTGAAGCTCGCATTCGGGAGCTGCGGTGACTCCTTCAGCGCCACGTCCGTCAGGGCGTATGTGGCGGAGTTCATCGCCACCCTCCTCTTCGTGTTTGCCGGCGTTGGGTCCGCCATTGCCTATG GGAAACTCACCGATGATGGCGCGCTCGACCCGGCTGGCCTTGTGGCGATCGCGATCGCCCACGCCTTCGCCCTCTTCGTCGGTGTCGCGATCGCTGCCAACATCTCCGGCGGCCACCTCAACCCCGCCGTGACCTTCGGCCTTGCCGTCGGCGGCCACATCACCATCCTCACCGGGATCTTCTACTGGGTGGCCCAGCTGCTCGGCTCTACCGCCGCCTGCTTCCTCCTCAAGTTTGTCACCCACGGAAAG GCCATCCCGACGCACGGTGTGGCGGCGGGCATGAACGAGTTCGAGGGCGTGGTGATGGAGATCGTCATCACCTTCGCGCTGGTGTACACGGTGTACGCCACGGCGGCGGACCCGAAGAAGGGGTCCCTCGGCACCATCGCGCCCATCGCGATCGGCTTCATCGTCGGCGCCAACATCCTCGCCGCCGGCCCCTTCAGCGGCGGCTCCATGAACCCTGCCCGCTCCTTCGGCCCGGCCGTCGCCGCCGGCAACTTCGCTGGAAACTGGGTCTACTGGGTCGGGCCTCTCATCGGAGGCGGCCTCGCCGGGTTCGTCTACGGCGACGTGTTCATCGCGTCCTACCAGCCAGTCGCCGACCAGGACTACGCGTAA